The Hemiscyllium ocellatum isolate sHemOce1 chromosome 46, sHemOce1.pat.X.cur, whole genome shotgun sequence genome segment TGGGCAGAGACTAGGATGACTCAGGTTATGTTACTGAGCGGGAAATGGGCAATCCTGAAAAATCACCTCGGgatgaaatatttcaaaacatgtTCTGACTTTTTTTCAGACTCATAGTTAGCGGGGAGTGGGATGGAGTCAGTGGCAAAGCAGTGAAGTTTGTGTTGGGGAATGATGACGAAGGCCTTGGTTTTGGGATGATTTAATTGGAAGAAATTTCTATTCCACTAATACAGGATGTCAGACAAGTCAGGACAGTGTGTGAAAGGAacttggaggtgatggtgttcaCATTTACCTGTTATCCTGCTCCTCCTCAGTGATGGAGGCTGAGCATTTGGAAGATTCTGACGAAGTTGTAGGTGtctaaaatctctctccttcagTCCCTACCTTCATATAGACGCCAGAGTCTTTCACTCTTGTTGTTTGATATTAATTTCACAGGCCATTAGAAGGAGAGGATCTGCAAACCATCCATCACACTATGATCTGATGGAGTCGCCTATTTTATCACAAATGGAACGTGATCACATTTTAAACATTGAAGGAAAAAACTTTGTTCACACTGGAGATAAACCGCACACTTGTGTGTGTGGACAAGGCTTCAGCCAATCATCAGAGCTCGCAAACCACAAatgcagtcacactggggagaaactctggaaatgtggggattgTGGGGAGGAATGCATTTCCCCTTCTGAGCTGGAAACTCATCGACGCAGTCACACTAGTAACAGGCCATTCACCTGCACAGTGTGTGgtaagggattcactcagtcatctaACCTGCTGCAACACCAGCTCGTTCACACTGAGGAAAGACCATTTCAATGCCTGGATTGTGGGAAGTGCTGTAAAAATTCAGGGGGACTGCTATGCCATCAACGCATTCATACTGCAGACAGACCATTTCAATGCTCAGACTGtggaaaatgttttaaaacatcCAGGGACTTGACATCCCATCAACATGCTCACATTAGTGagagaccatttaaatgtccagaCTGTGGAAAGTGTTATAAAACCTCTGGGGACTTGACATCCCATCAACATGCTCATACTAATGAGAGACCTTTTAAATGCCCAGACTGTGGAAAATACTATAAAACGTCTGGGGACCTGATGGCCCATCAACGTGCTCACACGGAGGAGAGACCTTTTAAGTGTCCAAACTGTGGGATGTGTTATAAAACTCCCAGGGACCTAATGTCCCACCAACTTGCTCACATTAATGAGAGACCTTTTAAATGCCCAGCTTGTGGGAAATGCTACAA includes the following:
- the LOC132836314 gene encoding gastrula zinc finger protein XlCGF26.1-like, which codes for MESPILSQMERDHILNIEGKNFVHTGDKPHTCVCGQGFSQSSELANHKCSHTGEKLWKCGDCGEECISPSELETHRRSHTSNRPFTCTVCGKGFTQSSNLLQHQLVHTEERPFQCLDCGKCCKNSGGLLCHQRIHTADRPFQCSDCGKCFKTSRDLTSHQHAHISERPFKCPDCGKCYKTSGDLTSHQHAHTNERPFKCPDCGKYYKTSGDLMAHQRAHTEERPFKCPNCGMCYKTPRDLMSHQLAHINERPFKCPACGKCYKTSRDLMSHQRVHSEEKAFRCSLCGTGFRRSSDLMEHQQVHTGKKPFSCSECGRGFTRSSNLLRHQQVHTAERSFTCPDCGKCYTSSWGLTCHQRVHSEERPFKCSDCGKCFRNSVELMSHKRVHTEERPFKCSDCGNHFASSWGLFYHQRVHIEDRPFKCVVCGKCYRSSVELMSHQHVHMMRDLSGAFIVGLGSGDHLNSQYTSDFTPGRKNVPAQCEKNS